A region from the Chthoniobacterales bacterium genome encodes:
- a CDS encoding lysophospholipid acyltransferase family protein, which yields MKIRLPEKRVAGFIASFIRLLALTIRVKIEDPNGFLAGPPSGPAICIVWHNRILGLVIAGFPRTGLVPMTVLTSPSRDGELLAQVMHQFGLQSVRGSSKKRGAAALLELREHFRAGRTLIITPDGPRGPIYTLSPGVLLLAQKTGAPILKTHVAFSNSRRLKSWDRFHIPLPFSKVTIRIEPGEVFLPTHSSEEFELQRVRLENQLKTGEL from the coding sequence ATGAAAATTCGTCTGCCGGAAAAAAGAGTGGCCGGTTTCATTGCGAGTTTCATTCGACTGCTGGCACTGACCATCCGCGTGAAGATTGAAGACCCCAATGGATTCTTGGCTGGCCCACCTTCCGGCCCCGCTATTTGCATTGTCTGGCACAATCGAATCCTTGGTCTGGTCATCGCCGGGTTTCCCAGAACTGGATTGGTCCCCATGACCGTCCTCACCAGTCCCAGTCGCGACGGCGAACTTCTCGCCCAAGTCATGCATCAATTTGGACTTCAGTCCGTTCGAGGCTCCAGCAAAAAACGTGGCGCGGCAGCCTTGCTCGAACTCCGTGAACACTTCCGCGCCGGACGCACTTTGATCATCACGCCGGATGGACCACGTGGGCCGATCTACACCTTGAGCCCTGGCGTTCTGCTTCTCGCACAAAAAACAGGGGCACCCATTCTCAAGACACATGTCGCATTTTCCAACAGCCGCCGTCTGAAAAGTTGGGACCGTTTTCACATCCCGCTGCCTTTCTCGAAAGTCACCATTCGAATCGAACCCGGCGAGGTTTTTTTGCCCACTCACTCCAGTGAAGAATTTGAACTTCAGCGCGTCAGACTGGAAAATCAGCTTAAGACGGGCGAACTGTGA
- a CDS encoding Xaa-Pro peptidase family protein produces MGKTLNRLIVASSETSADLRYVTKFLVSDPVIFLEQGGRRTLVLSDLEIDRGKREAEVDEIVALSALNKKLSSEGSEPTFRDAVAGFLKSRRVKKAIVPEDFPLGLAQFLVGQGITLNVQDGLFYPEREFKSAAELKLIKQALHITETGMARGMEVLRASEIGKANALCWGGKTLTSEILRAEIDSAILRVGGLPANTIVAGGNQACDPHERGSGPLKANSLIILDIFPRDAKTGYFGDMTRTVIRGRASDAQRQLWTVALGGQKLALKAMKPGVDGAKLHEKVKAFFTESGYPTEQRNDRWCGFFHGTGHGLGLDIHEIPRFSQAVFQPGQVLTVEPGLYYYGLGGVRHEDVVTITENGIKLLSTHPKPLEL; encoded by the coding sequence ATGGGCAAGACTCTAAATCGTCTCATCGTCGCTTCCAGCGAAACCTCCGCCGATCTCCGATATGTGACGAAATTTCTGGTCAGCGATCCGGTTATTTTCCTGGAGCAAGGCGGCAGGCGCACCTTGGTGCTCAGCGATCTGGAGATCGACCGTGGAAAACGCGAGGCTGAAGTGGATGAAATCGTCGCGCTGTCCGCTCTCAATAAAAAGCTGAGTTCAGAGGGATCAGAGCCGACATTTCGGGATGCTGTTGCTGGTTTTCTGAAGTCTCGGCGTGTGAAAAAAGCCATAGTCCCAGAGGATTTTCCACTTGGCTTGGCGCAGTTTCTTGTTGGCCAGGGAATCACGCTGAATGTGCAAGACGGCTTGTTTTATCCCGAACGCGAATTCAAATCGGCGGCGGAACTCAAGTTGATCAAACAAGCCCTTCATATCACTGAAACTGGAATGGCACGAGGCATGGAAGTGCTGCGAGCCAGCGAGATCGGCAAGGCCAATGCGCTTTGTTGGGGTGGAAAAACACTGACTTCCGAAATCCTCCGCGCAGAGATTGACAGCGCCATTTTGCGCGTAGGCGGGTTGCCTGCCAACACCATTGTTGCCGGTGGCAACCAGGCTTGTGATCCACACGAGCGCGGCAGCGGACCGCTCAAGGCTAACAGCCTGATCATTTTGGATATTTTCCCACGCGACGCCAAAACGGGGTATTTCGGTGATATGACTCGCACCGTAATCCGTGGCCGCGCCAGCGACGCGCAACGCCAGCTCTGGACAGTCGCGCTGGGGGGACAAAAGCTCGCGCTCAAAGCGATGAAACCCGGCGTCGATGGCGCCAAACTGCACGAGAAAGTAAAAGCCTTCTTTACAGAAAGCGGTTATCCCACCGAGCAGCGAAACGATCGCTGGTGCGGTTTTTTCCATGGCACGGGTCATGGACTGGGCTTGGACATTCACGAAATCCCTCGCTTCTCGCAGGCCGTTTTCCAACCCGGGCAGGTGCTCACGGTCGAGCCCGGTCTGTATTATTACGGCCTCGGCGGCGTCCGTCATGAGGACGTCGTCACGATCACGGAGAATGGGATCAAACTCCTTTCCACACATCCCAAGCCACTGGAATTATGA
- a CDS encoding lysylphosphatidylglycerol synthase transmembrane domain-containing protein has product MKKKLLLIFQVLVSLGLLVWLFRKQELRAQFIEVVTHAHPGWLAAGLLIAGIGNFLGLFRWGIFVRMLGLQVNSRDVFRIGLVGLFFNNFLVGAVGGDAVKVIWLSARGHKKSLALMSVAMDRMSGIMALIFCSLLFITPRLDWLRQDPTVASLTRVICIYLFSIAFLFTVSLLVASKGIAKHIPSWGPGRSQMMELEAAYRQYIEHWRQALIAAGVSVFMFVAYFMTFYCSARAFQVQVPVLDFLAFMPTVDIIAALPLSVGGFGVREHLFTVLLGNLSHVEAAPAVLVSLGGALLTMVWGLGGLLVLPSYRVAALQAGPEVAP; this is encoded by the coding sequence ATGAAAAAAAAGCTCCTCCTCATCTTCCAGGTTTTGGTTAGCCTGGGATTGCTGGTGTGGCTGTTTCGCAAGCAGGAGCTCCGGGCGCAATTCATCGAAGTCGTCACCCACGCACATCCAGGCTGGCTGGCTGCTGGACTGCTCATTGCGGGCATCGGAAATTTTCTTGGCCTGTTTCGCTGGGGCATTTTTGTGAGAATGCTTGGACTTCAAGTAAACTCGCGTGACGTTTTTCGCATAGGGCTCGTGGGTTTGTTTTTTAATAATTTTCTCGTGGGTGCCGTTGGCGGTGATGCGGTGAAAGTCATCTGGCTCTCGGCCAGAGGTCACAAGAAATCCCTCGCGCTCATGTCGGTCGCCATGGACCGCATGAGCGGGATTATGGCCCTGATTTTTTGCTCGCTGCTTTTCATAACACCCCGACTCGACTGGCTCCGCCAGGACCCAACTGTGGCCAGCCTGACCCGTGTCATTTGCATCTATCTTTTCTCCATTGCATTTCTCTTTACCGTCTCGTTGCTAGTCGCCTCGAAAGGCATTGCGAAACACATCCCGTCGTGGGGCCCGGGCAGGTCGCAAATGATGGAATTGGAAGCCGCCTACCGTCAATACATTGAACACTGGCGGCAGGCTCTGATCGCGGCAGGCGTTTCCGTTTTCATGTTCGTCGCCTATTTCATGACGTTTTACTGCTCGGCACGGGCCTTCCAAGTCCAGGTGCCGGTGCTGGATTTTCTGGCGTTCATGCCGACTGTGGACATTATCGCAGCGTTGCCACTGAGCGTGGGAGGCTTTGGCGTTCGCGAGCATTTGTTCACGGTACTGCTGGGAAACTTAAGTCACGTCGAAGCCGCTCCAGCCGTCTTAGTTTCTCTCGGTGGAGCCTTGCTGACCATGGTCTGGGGACTCGGCGGTTTGCTGGTACTGCCATCGTATCGCGTGGCGGCTCTGCAGGCAGGGCCGGAAGTCGCGCCTTGA
- a CDS encoding metallophosphoesterase — MSSSLLVAENLLFDSRLALFHCTERWLAIADLHYGYELSLRASGALFPDLGMGHIEQNVASLVTDYRPEVVLFLGDLVHTPAATAAFKQWLATLAESIPQLILIRGNHDRRLKTFPLHDHWRSGSQLFHHGHESIETKLGDIVFSGHLHPAHFVSDQAGFHQNLPALCRTSGGWILPAFSPWAAGGVPIDVEILDRWVSNQKKIWRVK, encoded by the coding sequence ATGTCCAGCAGCCTTCTCGTCGCCGAAAACCTTCTTTTCGACTCACGCCTTGCCCTTTTTCACTGCACCGAACGCTGGCTGGCGATTGCCGATTTGCATTATGGTTACGAACTCAGCCTGCGCGCTTCCGGGGCGCTTTTTCCGGACTTGGGAATGGGGCACATCGAGCAGAATGTCGCTTCGCTCGTTACTGATTATCGACCAGAGGTCGTTCTCTTTTTAGGCGATCTGGTTCATACGCCTGCCGCAACTGCGGCGTTCAAGCAATGGCTCGCCACTCTCGCCGAATCGATTCCGCAACTCATTTTGATTCGTGGAAATCACGACCGCCGGCTCAAGACATTTCCGCTGCACGACCACTGGCGCAGCGGCAGCCAGCTCTTTCATCACGGACACGAATCCATTGAAACTAAGCTTGGCGACATCGTCTTTAGCGGGCATCTGCATCCGGCTCATTTCGTCTCTGACCAAGCTGGGTTTCATCAAAATCTACCCGCTCTCTGCCGCACGTCGGGTGGCTGGATTCTCCCGGCTTTTTCCCCATGGGCGGCGGGCGGCGTTCCCATTGATGTGGAAATCCTCGACCGCTGGGTTTCCAATCAAAAGAAAATCTGGCGAGTCAAATAG
- a CDS encoding UbiX family flavin prenyltransferase, giving the protein MKLVIAATGASGSIYLQRLLDQIDCAANEVHLVLSAYSRQVVSEEIGSLRVPSGVEQHSDKTMNVPFASGSSLFDAMVIIPCSMGTLSRIAHGTSESLILRSADVFLKERRPLILVPRETPWSLIHARNVVSVMEAGAIVMPAMPSFYSRPETFDALADTVVHRVLDQLHLPVPQAYRWKIEPE; this is encoded by the coding sequence ATGAAGCTGGTCATAGCCGCCACCGGCGCGTCAGGCTCGATTTACCTGCAACGCCTTCTTGATCAAATCGACTGCGCTGCTAACGAGGTTCATCTCGTTCTCAGTGCGTATTCCCGGCAGGTCGTCAGCGAGGAGATTGGCTCGTTACGCGTCCCGTCCGGAGTGGAGCAGCACTCAGACAAAACCATGAATGTGCCGTTCGCCAGCGGGTCGTCCTTGTTCGACGCCATGGTCATCATCCCCTGCTCCATGGGGACTTTGAGTCGAATCGCACACGGAACGAGCGAGAGTCTTATCCTCAGGTCAGCCGACGTTTTTTTGAAGGAGCGTCGGCCACTCATTCTCGTCCCGCGGGAAACACCGTGGAGTCTCATTCATGCGCGAAACGTTGTGAGTGTGATGGAAGCTGGAGCGATCGTCATGCCTGCGATGCCTTCATTCTACAGCCGACCGGAAACCTTCGACGCACTGGCAGATACCGTGGTGCATCGCGTGCTGGATCAACTCCACCTCCCTGTCCCGCAGGCCTATCGCTGGAAGATCGAGCCTGAATGA